A single window of Salvia splendens isolate huo1 chromosome 8, SspV2, whole genome shotgun sequence DNA harbors:
- the LOC121745789 gene encoding uncharacterized protein LOC121745789, which translates to MTKSQKENENFKEKTVERFGQLEASMRNLETQIGQIATASHTRIPNAIPSDTVPNPKGYEQCKAVKLRSGRKLGSTPGAQHGQEQAASGSKKYGEESDSSGKIRVEKDIRKKIPLSPAMDPQCPFNFPDFIPPPPFPVENKKKGRKIIQEKGLDWMMNIIRKVNVDVSLVDLFLHFPKFSKFFKDLIAKKEKIQDDGVVILSAFCSQFVKGKMPAKRRDPGSCVIPCEMGDKKFPKCLLDQGSGISLMALKTARSIGLEARIEPIDIDLQLADHSIVKPKGIIEDVLVKVERFVLPVDFIVLEMEEDKDMPILFGRPFLATGDVVIETKTNTVMFRVDGENVVIKQEKAGKRLLEPG; encoded by the exons ATGACTAAAAGTCAAAAAGAGAATGAGAATTTCAAGGAGAAGACGGTGGAAAGATTTGGTCAGCTCGAAGCTTCAATGAGGAATCTCGAGACTCAAATTGGACAGATAGCTACAGCATCCCATACGAGAATTCCTAACGCCATCCCGAGTGATACGGTGCCCAATCCTAAGGGCTATGAGCAGTGCAAGGCGGTTAAGCTAAGAAGTGGCCGCAAGTTAGGTTCGACACCA ggtgcccaacatggtcaagaacaAGCTGCATCTGGCAGCAAGAAGTATGGTGAAGAATCCGATTCGAGTGGAAAAATTCGAGTAGAGAAGGATATCCGCAAAAAGATCCCGCTAAGTCCGGCAATGGACCCGCAGTGTCCATTTAATTTTCCAGATTTTATCCCGCCCCCACCTTTCCCAGTCGAGAATAAGAAGAAGGGtagaaaaataattcaagagAAAGGACTCGATTGGATGATGAACATTATCAGGAAAGTTAATGTAGATGTGTCCCTGGTGGATTTGTTCCTACACTTTCCTAAGTTCTCCAAGTTTTTTAAGGATCTTATCGCGAAAAAGGAGAAGATACAAGACGATGGTGTGGTGATATTGAGCGCATTTTGCTCACAATTTGTGAAGGGAAAGATGCCGGCAAAGAGAAGAGACCCTGGAAGCTGTGTGATCCCATGTGAGATGGGAGATAAGAAGTTCCCAAAGTGCCTACTTGATCAAGGCTCGGGAATATCATTGATGGCTCTGAAAACCGCACGGTCAATCGGTCTAGAAGCGAGGATTGAACCAATCGACATTGACCTACAATTGGCGGATCATTCAATTGTGAAACCAAAAGGGATCATCGAGGATGTCTTGGTGAAGGTTGAGAGATTTGTACTCCCGGTTGACTTCATTGTCCTAGAGATGGAAGAGGACAAGGATATGCCTATCCTCTTTGGTAGGCCATTTTTAGCAACCGGTGATGTTGTGATAGAGACCAAGACAAATACGGTCATGTTTCGAGTAGATGGAGAGaatgtggtgatcaagcaagagAAGGCGGGGAAGCGCCTATTGGAGCCTGGATAG